The genomic segment GACAAGCCTGAAGGGATACATTCTGCATACGAGTGTGTATCTTGCGTGCAGGGTGCTGGCAACCAGCGGTGCAGTGCTCCTACACGTAAGTTAGGTCAAGGACATCACATATTAAAAAGGGGATAAGAGATTCCTAGTTAATCAGATGCAAGAAGCAAACATGACACAAAAACTGTGCAGCTGAGGCCAGTTCAGTAACTTTAGTCGGGACACTGCGGATTATGctggaggaacaggtgtgtgagGCGATAGTGTGCAGCACATTAAAGAGCAAGGAAGAGCTATTATATAGAAAGGCTGGAATGAGGGATTTTACTAAAGCAAATTAACTTCTTGTCAACtgccaaagcaaaacaaaacagagcagaGCGCATGAGTGTTAGTATACTGCAGGCATGTTAGACCAGTTTCTGTGCAGCATGCTAAGTTAGTTAGAACTTCTTCACTGGCGCATACGATCATTCATAGTCACGGAAAGTTTTTTTTGCCCCTTCTCGGCAAATTTCAGGCATGTCGTATTTTAGATGGAGTATAGCTTTTATCTATTATTTCATCCTGTAAAAACATGTGAAGACAACGTTCATTCTGTGCCAGAGGATGACCAGCGACCCtaggaataaaaaagacaaatttagtccaatctttaataaaaaggggTGGGAGGAGTTGTCAAACACATAGTTTAAGGTTAGTAAGCAAATACAATTTAGTAATCGTAACTGCTAGTCTGAACTGCCCATAAAGCTATGCTCTAACAACTTTACCAAAATTTATGgaaaattttctttcctttggttcGCAAGGTAATTTGAAAACATTCCATCCTAGCGTTGCACTGCTTCTGGCATATGTACCCAGTCAGCTTCTTTACCTATTAGatagtatattataaaaacttAAATTAACTTTAATATTAAAAGTGAAATATGTCCTGATTCTGAGAATCCATTTTAAAGAGGGAAAAGATATAGATTAGAGCTAGAAATACACTGGAGTTCAATAAAAGCCCCAAATAGTAAGAAATAGGCACCAATGAACAGAgggttttttgggggggaggtgcctttatttatttaaaagctttatttattgattatagagaggagtggggaggagagagagagagagagaaacactggtatGTTGTTACACTGTTtatacattctttggttgattcttgtacgtgccctgattggggactgaacccgcagctttggcatatcgggatgatgctctaaccgacAGAGTTACCTTACCAGGGCCGCTTTTAAAGGTTTCCACTACACCTAACACAAGATCAGACTGGGCAAAGAGACTTctatttcagaatttaaaaacatcTAATCTAGCAATGCCTCCTCTAAAAGGAAAGTATGTTCATAAAAAGACAACGAAGGTCATGTCTACAGTAGGTAACTAGAAGTTAAAGGCTTTTATAACTTTTCTTCTGTTTACTTACCACTCACAGATCTTCCAACCACTAGGTAAAATTAAAGTGCTTTTAATAAATAGCTCACACAACCATATTCTCTAGGATTTGGCCTTATTTGGTTCAACTTTAgacaatacaaaattatattgaacGCTTCCCTGGCATTACTCTCCCTATTGGCCTTTTAAAAATACCCATTTTTAAGTGGAAATAAAATCTTAAGTTAGAAATTTTACTTTGAGCTTAagagtttctaaaataaaagataaacaaccccGAATCTTCTcgcatttccaaaatatattttgccataaaaatttgaaatgtgcATTTTTACAAGACATGCTGATAATACCTCCATCTGCAatcaaacaaaattatttcaaatgtattttaagttttattgttcCTACTAGAACATACCTTAAATCAGAAAGAATCATaagtaaaactgtattttttaaatgctataattttaaatgcaatttgCATAAATtaaccaagaaaaacaaatacaaaacttAAGTCAAAACAAAGATACTCATTTTCAATCACTCAAGTGTATTTATCACATGATATTCAACTTGTTATATACTGTTACTTTGTTTAAATGATACACAAAATTAGTTAGGAAATGGCCAAAAGGAAAAGCAGTATTACAGTTTAgcttaatataaaaattactagtaGTCACATAAGGTAGTCTCAGAACACTGTTCCCTCTTACACCCTGAGAATCAGAAAGCACTTACTTGTTTATAAACTGCTCCAGCCCTTGCTTCCTTTCTTCAATGAAATTGTCATCAAATATTCCATCATCTCCTCTAAAAGGAAGTTGGCGCAAAAATGCTTTCCCAGGGAGTGGGGGAACTACAACCTAAAACAAGGTAAGGAAAGAGCGTCCTCAAACATGCTGAGTTGTGAACATCTCTAGAGCATGAAGATTCAGTATATCCTCACTATGACAGCCATCCCACTGTCAAACTTGTGTAAATATAAAAGGGAATCAgcaaaaaacacaatgaaaaaatattcaatgcAAAATAGCCCATCAGAACAAAGCTCCTTAATGGCTGGGCCCCTAGCTTAATTATCATTTTTCCTGGACTTATTAGCAAAGCACAACTATACAAAGAGAACATTCAAGCAATACTGAAATAAAAGCTACCACGCCCCTCAGACAGTTTTGATGTCACTTGGGAAAGACAACGCTTTATTCTGATGGAAACTGCAGGGATCAAAATCAACTCtcaattcaacaaagaaataaaatattaacaatgttgACAGAGGCAGGTAAGAATTAAGTGATCAGTTTCTTCCACCTCACACCATCTTGTACATGGTATTTCCTACTTGTGTCTGAGGTGATGATAAAATAATCAACAACTTGTCACCACTTTCATTTCCTAGGCTAAGAAACGTTAACTTTCTCCCACATCCGCTATCCTATCTTTCCCCAAAGACCtgtcatttcttccttcccaccctATAGGAACATCCCAGATTTTGCCCTTCAAAGCCTAACTATCCTCTAGGATCAACTAATAGTGTATCTCTCTTCTGGAAATTATGTGGAGGTCAGTATTTGTTTGAATGAAACAGCAACTAGCTAGCTATTTATTTCACAGGTTAGTTTGGTTTCTCTATCTGAGGGTTTCTCAACAAATGGCACTAACTACATAATACTTTGTACTGGAGGAGGGTTTTCTTTTGCACTACAGAATACTTAAAAGCATAGATACCACCAGTAGTACCCCGTTAcgacaataaaaaatgtctcctaAATTGTCAAGTGTCTCCTGGGGGACACAACTGCCCCTGTGGAGAACCACCAATCTAGCCTATTAATGCCTTCAAATCAAGAACCCTCTTAGACTACTTATGGTCATTTTAATAAAAGCCGGGCATGCAAAATAGAAGCTCAAATATCTGTTAAATGACCAACCTATCTTacaccaaaacaaaaaaaggtgtAAGCACACAATGCAAAGGAGAACTATAAATAGTAAACAACAGTAATACAAATCTTATGTATTCTAAGATGTAAAACTTCAAACCCTTGATGCAGAGTTTCTATAACTAGGAGTTATCCTAAAACAATAATTCAACAGGGTAAAAAAGGGAAAGAGCAACACAACTTCATCCagattagaaaaaataatcctatataataaaaggctaatatgcaaatcaaccgaatggtggaaggactagtcgctatgatgcacattgaccaccagggggcagacgctcaacacaggagctgcccctggtggtcagtgcactcccacagggggagcaccgctcagccagaagccatgagccaggctcacagctagcGAGCACaacggcggtggcaggagcctctcccgcctccgtgaccacacgaaggatgtccaactgctggcctaagccatcagtcggacatcctctgagggctcccagactgtgagagggtgcaggccgggctgagggaaccccctgagtgcaccaatttcgtgcaccaggcctctagtaataaaataaaatgataacaaCAGCTATTATTATCTGAAGTGGTCAATgtattaactaaccttattgtggtaatcatttcacaacataTACATACatcgaatcattatgttgtacaccttaaacttccACAATGTTATTTatcaattatgtctcaataaagctgggggggaAAGACACTTCTTTCCTATAGTCATAAaacatttcctttgtttttcacAACTTTCCTAACTTGTTTTGTACATTTACATGTTCAAAAGatctataatttacatacaatgagTTATAAATCTTTATTCCCAAATAGACAGCCAAATGTTTCAACCCCATTTACTGAATATAAATTCCTTTCCCCACTTATCAacaatgttatttttgttatgaACTAAATTTCCAATAAGCACATGGGTCAGCTTCTAAATTATATTACATCCACTAATCTACTTGCCCTTCAGAAGAGTCTAAAGATATGTTCTGGTGTCTGCAGGTGCttaaataaacattgaaaataatttctgGCTATTTTCATATATAAATCTGTAAGTTTATAAAGACCCTCACAGAtacctttattaaaattttattaatttactagaggaccgatgcatgaaaatcatgaaagagtaagccttccttcccccggctgccggcacctgcttccctctggcacccgggacccggggtCCCCTCCGGCTGCCGGCTTCATCCAGATGGtggtccggaaggacatctggtctaattagcatgttacgcttttattattagataAATAAGTATGGACACTGCCTTACTTCTGTCAGGTCTACTGCTAAAATACCACCTCTAAGTGAGGCCTTCCCTCAACTATCCTATATGAGTAGCTCTCTCTTAGTTTAAACTCTTAATTTGTTTTAGAGCACATCACCATTTGACATtacatatactagtggcccggtgcacgaaattcgtgcatgggggggaagggtgtccctcagcctggcctgcaccctctccaacctgggacatccctctcataatctgggaccgctggctcctaaaaccgctcacctgcctgcctgcctgatcgcccctaaccactctgcctgatggcctgcttgcccacaactgccccccagctggccttctcacccccaactgcccccctgccagcctgctcgcccccaacttccccccctgccagcctgctcgccccaaactgcccccccaagcctgactgcccccaactgccctcccctcctggcctgatcgcccctaacagcctctgcctcggccctggcGTCATGGCTTTGTCTGTAAGGACGTCCAGAAgttctcccggaaggtctcccagtctaattagcatattacccttttattagtatagatatctcactattttttctgcctttccctcACTACCACCCCAACTTACCCAAAAGAATGTAAGCATCATAAAAATGGGGACATTAAGTGTTCACAACTCTATTACTCAAAGAACACACTGAATGAGCTCTCAAATGTTTATAAGGTAAATAAATCTTCAAAAGTGAATTATTTGGTTGAAGCATTATCCTGTATACCCACCTAAAGATtgcagttggattcccggtcaggacatatacctaggttgcaggtttgatcctagtTGGGACATGTACAgggacaactgattgatgtttctccctttctctctctctccctaccctttttcctctctctaaaaatcaataaacatatcctccagtgaggattttttttaagagagaaaaaactgaatattccaaaataagaatgtatttctatttattagtctttttttgtctttcagtaaaaaaattttttccctaatcctcactggaggatatgtgtttttttaaattgattagagagagaagggaaggaaggagggagggaggaaaacattgatgtgaaagagaaacattgttcagttGCCTTCCgaatgcaccccaaccaggggtcgaacctgcaacctaggcatgtgccctgaccgggaattgaacccacaaccttttggtgcacaggacaacagtCCAACCAACCGAGCCTCCCAACTAGGGCTTAAGTTTTCTTTATATGGGTCTTATATATCTCACTTTATTTTATgagtaagttgttttttttttttacacttttgaTAGAATGCAATGATTTGTATATGCTACTCTTGTATCCAGCCACATTTACTGGGTAAGGAAGTCTTCCTTCCATTTCTAGATTATTGTGCTTCAAAATAAGCACAAGCTACCCTTAACCTACTTCTGGGCTCCTATCATATCTACTTTTTTCCTACTATACTCTAGTTACAAAGTAACTTTCATCATTCTGAGCATATCATGCCTTTGATGTTATTCTGACACAGGGCTGAAATAAGGAAAATTAGAGTGAGACCATGCTCTAATTTATTTTGCAGCCAAAGCTTAAGAAAATTCTTACCAAGGTATATAACTGTTTTCAAATTGCAGGTAACAATCTATTAGTAGATCATGGCCATCATTTAAAAAAGCTAATCTGAAGAATAACAGCATATATCACACAAAGTATGCTAAATTCtggtttaaaaagtttttaaaaaatatattgatttcagagaggaagggaaagggaaaaagagatagaaacatccatgattaGAGAGgatcactaatcagctgcctcctgcatgaaacccgcaacccgggcatgtgccctgaccgggaatcgaactgtgacctcctggttcataggtcgaagctcaaccactgagcaacaccagccaggcttaaaattttttgttatatataaatgtataatgatgAAAAATGTACTTATTAAGAGTCAGTAAAAAATACTGGAAATACAATGACATATGAGATGTACTGAGGAAGAGAAATGAGGCCACTAACATagacaagaaaaggaagagagttcTGAGGAAAAATTACAGACTTCCTCCATCTCCCATGAAATAAGACAAAActaaactatttgaaaaaaagaaatcatatttgTTTTACCCACTTTATTCAAGATAATTTTCtgagaaattaaatattaaaacttgGAATGTTTTGCTTTCAAGTTGCATTACAAATAATTCTtaccttgctctctctttctaattcactTCGCAGCCATTCAAAGTCACTGTATCTTCTTCTAACTGTAGATTCCTTCAGCTTGAAAATAGGCAGATTTGTCTGAAACAGAAAAGGTCACTCCTAAATTGAAGCATATTACAGGGACTTTCAAATAAGGAGTGGTGAGATCTGTTTGTCAAATTAATAATATGGCAAACCTGGTTACCTTAAGATAAGAAAATCACAAAGTTATTAAGGTGTCATTTTatctttaacaaaataaaacttagCTGTTAAAAAAGTATGTTATTTACACTACAGTACACTTTCTATATGCACATTTGCACATATACTATTGGATGTCATTCTGTCTAAGGTTAGTTACATAAACAAAGGCCATTTTTTCTATTTcagtgatttataaaaaaaaagtcaactgaACAGGAGTGAAGATAAAGCTAGCTGATTGCAATCCAGTTTAGATAGCACCTCAGAATATAATGCTCATTAGAGAAATAGACCTTAACTACTTtgaaatgaaatacaaaatattttattattactagatTAGATGTTGCATAATGGAAGAAATAAAGGATTATTCttaatgaactttaaaaatgccaaaaaatCACTCTTAACACTAGTAGGTAATCAGGAGCCAGGCACTTTAGATCAGGTCACAGATCCAGAGCTTCACAGGCTGAGGGGAAAACTAACAACGGAAAACACAGTGCCCAGTACTGGGCGGTCGCATCCGAATGGAAGAAAACTTTGAGAGACTGCAAAGATCCTTCTGTCACCTTCTAAGTTTAAAGTCACAAGAAAGACGTCTGTTATCTTTTACTGATccctaaaaaaagagagaacatagTACCAAATCCAATAAAAAGTGGTTTATGATTAAGGACAATTAGCAGAAGCTGTATAGCATCACAATTTtattatcaataattttttttttaagaataaattttatgccctggccggtgtggctcagtggatagagcgtcggcctgcggactgaaaggtcccgggttcgattctggtcaagggcacatgcctgggttgcaggctcgatccccagtggggggcgtgcaggaggcagccgatccatgactctcgctcatcatggatgtttttctctctctcttctctctctctctctctctctctctctctctctctctctctctctctctctctctccctcctctctgacatcaataaaaaaaaaaaaaagaataaattttatgagccctcattcactgctggtgggaatatataCTGACacagcctctatggaaaacagtatggcaaccccctcttctgggtatctccctaaaaatttgaaaacatttgtttgtaaaaatatatgtacccctatgttcattgcagcatttttcacagtggccaagacatgaaaactaccaagtgtccttcaatagattgttggataaagaagatgtggtacatatatacgatggaatattactcagctataagaaaagataaaatactactatttgtaacaacatggatagaatttgagaatatcatgctaaaaaaagtaagtcagacagaaaaagtcaagaaccatgaTTTTCCCTTTTACCCTACTacctttctcccacccccttttccctctggtaactaccatactgttgtctgtgtctgtgagtttttgtttgtttgtcttgtttgttcatttgtgttgttttttttttagttttattgatttcagagagggagagggagagagatataaacattaatgatgagagagaatcattgaccggctgcctcttgcacgccccctactggggatccagcccacaacctgggcatgtgcccttgactggaatcgaacccgggaccctgcagtctgcagtccgacactatccactgagccagactggctagagcttgtttgttcatttgtgtttttttaattattattttatttatttatttatttttaattctttattgtttaaagtattacatatgtcttcttttctgtcccttgacttctccccagccactcccacccccctgttcatttgttgttttcagttttatatcctacatatgagtcaAATACAAGATGATGGAGGGagatgtgactttgggtggtaaacacgcaatgcaatatacagatgatgtatcacagaattgtgcacttgaaagtatataattttattaaccaatgtcactccagtaagtttaatttaaaaaagaatagattttaaaatgcacataataTCACAATGTTTGTAGGGAACAAAATTACCTAACACAATTAATGCCATATCATACTGAAAATGATACTTAATACTACAGTTGATCCTGGAAtgacacaggtttgaactgcaagGTTCCAATTagtcttggcttttttttttccccctcttttttttttaaattttctttttttaaagcattgtttttttgtttttgttttttaaatgttttttattgacttcttagagagagagacagagagagagaggggaagggagagggagacagagtaatagaaacatcactgagagagaaacatcaacattgtcCCCTgctgggcatcaagcccacaacctgggcatatgccctgactgggaatcgaaccagcaacctcttagtgaatgggtcaacactcaaccactgagcaacactggccaagcatttttccccccaataaatatatagaaaaattttaatgagttctgcaataatttgaaaacatttacaaGCCTTGTATTGTAGCctagaaatatgaaaaacatttttaaaagttagatacACTATG from the Eptesicus fuscus isolate TK198812 chromosome 10, DD_ASM_mEF_20220401, whole genome shotgun sequence genome contains:
- the SNX3 gene encoding sorting nexin-3 isoform X1, which codes for MAETVADTRRLITKPQNLNDAYGPPSNFLEIDVSNPQTVGVGRGRFTTYEIRVKTNLPIFKLKESTVRRRYSDFEWLRSELERESKVVVPPLPGKAFLRQLPFRGDDGIFDDNFIEERKQGLEQFINKVAGHPLAQNERCLHMFLQDEIIDKSYTPSKIRHA
- the SNX3 gene encoding sorting nexin-3 isoform X2, which produces MAETVADTRRLITKPQNLNDAYGPPSNFLEIDVSNPQTVGVGRGRFTTYEIRVKVVVPPLPGKAFLRQLPFRGDDGIFDDNFIEERKQGLEQFINKVAGHPLAQNERCLHMFLQDEIIDKSYTPSKIRHA